The nucleotide window ATGTTTACGATTTTTGTCGGACAGGATGGCCGCCGCTTCATGGATGAGAAGAGAACGGCGCAGACCTGGAATCAGGAAATTAAAGATGATGTCGTTGAGCTTTATGGAAGAACCGGTGTGGATTATTTCTGGAGCCTTGCGGATGAAGCTTCTCTGCAGATGATGCAGATCGCAGATGCAGCCAAAGATCACGAAGGAATTGTGGTTGCGGATACTCTGGATGAGCTGGCCCAGAAGACCGGAATGGATGCGGAAGCGTTAAAAGCGACAGTAGACCGCTGGAATTCCTTTGCGGCTAAAATGGAAGATGAAGATTACAACCGGACAGCCCAGTTCTGGTTCCCGATTTCCACAGGCCCGTTCTATGCGTTAAAGACGACCTTCTTCTCCAGCGTTTGTCATGGCGGCATCACCAAAAACGCCAATGCCCAGGCAACACGCATTGACGGCAGCGTTATCGAAGGCTTATATGCCGCCGGTGAAGTTACCACCGTTACCAATTCCAATGGCTACACCATCTCCAACGCGATCACCTTTGGTCGGATCGCTGCTCAGCATGCGGCTTCACAGATCCAATCCGCAAACTAAGTTATAACCGATATAAAAGAATCGCACCCCTGCGATCACGCCGTTTCTGACTAATTGGAGACGGCGTTTTATTATGTCCGCAAACTTCCGGCAAGGACTCCAGTCTCACAAACTGTCAGAACTTTTTTCCAACAGAAAAGCGGCCTATAGCGCCGCCTGACTGGTTCCTGTATTTTTACTTTTGTTTCTGATCACTGCGTTCCAGAGCCTCGGTTAGAAAGATCCGCAGTTTGTCCATCGTGGCATCACTGACACAGTGTTCCATATGGCAGGCATCTTCCTCCGCTGTCTGTTCGTCGATCTCAAGCACTTCCATCAGAAATCGTTTAAACAAAACATGGCGGCTGTAGACTTTCTGGGCATAATGCCGGCCGGATTCGGTTAAGTGGATCGTACCGTAAACTTCCTGATGAATGTATCCGGCATCCTTCAAGACACCCATGGCCTTATTGACGCTGGGCTTGCTGACATGAAGCATGGCGGCGATATCGCTCATTCTGACGCTCGGGTTGCGCTGTTCCAGAATCAATATGCTTTCCAGATAATTTTCTGATGATTCATTCATTCTTTCCATAATGATCCTGCCCTCGCTTTCTGCAGTTTATTATAACAAATCCTTTGAACTTGGACAACTAAACCGCTTTCTTTCGCTGCAATTTTAAAGATCGGGCAAGAAACTCCACCGTTTGCCGCAGCCCCTCTTTTCGTGCCAGGCTGCGCGTTGAGCTGCTTTGTCTTTCATCAGGCTGTTCCTCGGTAAAATAAAGACCGGTTTCCGGGTCAAGACTGAGGCTGTCCAAAGGCCAGCCCGGATGACGGACAGGGTGAGCGCTCTCACACAGCCAGAATCCGCCGGCCCGAATCAGCTCAGGATCTGTCAGCTGAAACACCGCTTCCTGTCCTGTTTCATCGACAACCGCCCAGCCATCCAGATAAGCCGCCATCAGTCTTCCGCCATGGCGATGGGCAAGGCGCTGATAATGCGCCAGCATTTCATCATCACTCATCTCATGTACGCCGTCTTTCCGCCGAACATACAAACCTGGCTGATCGGGATCCTGAGGGTCAAGATCAAGAAACTGAAAGGCCGAATCCTGACCGATACAGGCCATGCGGGTCTGCGCAAAACCAACGCGTGCTTTTAACAGCGCATTGCCGCAGGGACTGTCCGCGGTTTCCTCCACGATCAGTGGAGCATTGAGCGTATGTATCCCAACAATCTGCACCGCATAGTCCGCCAGCCAGCGCCGCATTCCTTCAATTTTATTCACATTATGCGTTGCATAACAAATTGTTTTCATCCGATTTACTAACTCAACTTTCACTCATCCGAATTATCGAAACAGAAGGCGAACTTGATTGGATACAAATTTCGCATAATCATATTTATCTTCAGAATCGGTACACCATTTGATCAACAGACCGGTAAACGTTCCGATAATAACAGTATAGAATTCCTTTTCTTGATAATCCAATCGAAATGCCTGTTCCTGCTTTCCCCGACGGATCAGATGAAATAAAATTTTGACCATTGCCCGATCTTCAATCATCAGCTCAATCTGCGTCCGAATCTGGCCGATGTACGATTGCCGCGTCCATTCTTTTCCCTTTGAGCAGGCATAATCGAACATACACTGTATTAGACTTATCATCTGATCCAGCAACGGCTGATGGTCATCCAAGTTAAAATACTGTTCAAGATAGAGATCCATTTCCTGAAAAAAGGCTAGGATGACCAAATCTTCCTTAGCTTTGAAATAATAATAAAATGTCCCCTTGGACAGATGACTTGCTTCGCAGATATCATCCACCGTTACTGTATTATAACCATATTCGCTGAACAAACGCAGGGCTGTGGTATAAATTGTCGCTTTATTCTGCTGCGATTTTAATTGCTTTTCCGTTTTTTTAATCGCCATGTTGTCACCTTCGTTGTGTTCAATATATCATAAATTTCCCAGATCTAAAACTACTTTTAAAATTCAACCATGTTAATCTGTTGACAAACAATTGGCAAAATGTATAATTCAATTATAGACTGCAGTCTATAACAAAGAATATAAAAACAAACAGAGGAGAGAAAAAAATGAGAAAACTCAATGTTTTTCCTGCGGCCTTTTTACTCATCAGCAGCCTCTTGGCTGGTTGTTCTGCAAGCCCAGCCTCCGCTCAGCCACAGTCTGCATCGCCTTCTACCCAAGAATATCATGAAGAAGTCGTCATTGTCGGTGCCGGCGGAGCCGGACTCATTTCCGGAATTACAGCTCTGGAAGCTGGACAGGATGTTTTGATTATCGAAAAAATGAGTTTTGCCGGCGGAGCAACTTTATTAAGCGAAGGATATATTGCAGGAGGAGGAAGTACCTTTCAAAAAGAAAAAGGAATTGATGATGATCCGGAAACGATCTATCAGGACTTGATGAAAGGCGGAAAAGAAAAGAATCAGGAGGATCTGGCCCGGCTCTACGCTGAAAACATGGGCGCTGCTTTTAACTGGCTGACAGACGATCTGCACGTACCCTTTACCGAAGCTTCGCCTTTAAGCTATCCTGAACATACTCACGACCGAGTGATGGTTGTCGATGGAGGCGGAAGTCAATATGTTCAAATTTTAAAGACGAAATATGAGGAATTAGGCGGTCGGATTCTCTATGATACAAAAGCTCAGGAACTCTTGACAGACGCTGGAAAAGTCATCGGAATCCGAGCGGAAGACAAAGCCGGAGAAGAAATCCTTCTGTATGCTGATGCAGTTTTATTAGCGACAGGCGGATTCGGCGCCAGCCCAGATCTTCGTCCTGAAGGTCTGGAAGATGTCGTTTTCTACGGTGCGGTGTCCTCGACCGGAGATGGTATTAAAATGGCGGAAAAGATTGGCGCGCAAACACTTTTCATGGATACGATGAAAATTTATCCACAAGGCTTGTTAAACCCTCAGGAAAAAGAGCTGACAGACGAAGGGGCGTTGGTCAGAAACGGCATTTCCTGTGCTATCGGCTCCAAACAGACAACCAATACAACTGGTTCGATTTATGTTAATTTGGAAGGAAGCCGCTTCATCAATGAGAATACCGATTTTGTATCGATTAAGGAAGCTCAGCTGCTGCAGCCTGAGAAGAAAATGTTTCTCGTTATGGATCAGGCTGGATATGATGCCTGGTATGCTTATACTTCAACCGTGTTATCTACAGAACTGGCTGAAGACTGGTTTCAGCGCGAAGGACAGCCGATTTTTATCCGTGCGGAGTCATTGAGCAGTGCTGCTGAACAGGCAGGTATTGATCCTGTAAAGCTGACTGAGACAGTACAGCATTTCAATGAAATGGCAAAAAAAGGAAATGATTCAGACTTCGGCCGCGAACTGACCGGCGGAATTGAAGGCGATACCTACTATATTATCGAATTGAAGCTGCGGACAGCGACAACGCTGGGCGGTGTTAAAACTAATGATGCAATGCAGGTGCTTGATACACAGAACGAAGTCATTCCAGGATTGTATGCAGCAGGCGAGATTGTCGGTGGCGCTAACGGTGTTGAATCCATGCCTTCCTGCATGAATGCCTGGTCCTTGGTTTCAGCTCGAAAAGCAGCTTCAACCATCTTAGAAAACTTGAATCATTAGATTGACTGACTTATTCTTTAAAATACGGTTTATTTCAGACGTTTGAGATAAACCTTTTTCTATCTATGAAGAGTTCTGACCTTTTCCCCTATCAAAATTTTTCCATCTACGCCAAATAAAAAGGCGTGATTTTCATCTGCGCCTTATTTCAAACTTTCATTTTTCATTAATGTTTAGTCGGTCAGAAATTTGAACTACATCAGCAAGGAAACGACATGATAGACGACAAACGACACACAGTAGGCAACGCTGATCTGAAATCCAATCGACTTCAGCGTATATTTCCAGCTTCCCGCTTCGGAGTGAATCGCCGAAATCGCGGCAACACATGGAGCATAAAGCAGAACAAACGTCATGAAGGCAATTGCAGAAGCCGGGGTAAAGACCTGGGTCAGCACAGTTGCCAGCTGCGAAACATTACCGACGTTATACATGACTGCCATCGAGGACACTACGCTTTCCTTCGCGATCAGACCGGAGATCAAAGCGATCGCCGACTGCCAGTGACCAAAGCCCAGCGGAATAAACAGCGGGGCAATGAACCGGCCGATCATTCCCAGAATGCTCGCCGTCGGATCATCCACCATCTGCAGCGTAAAGCTGAAATTGGTCAGCACCCACAGCAGCACTGTCATGGAGAAGATGATCGTTCCTGCTTTGATCAAAAAGCCCTTGGCCTTCTGCCACATGTGGTTCATCGTAACCTGAAACGAAGGAATCCGATACGGCGGCAGTTCCAGAATGAAAGTGGATTCATTGTCTTTAAAAACCGTATGCCGCAATAAGAATCCGCAGCCAACCGCAACCAGAATCCCCAGTACGTACATGCTGAAGATCGCGATGCCGGAATGCGCGGGGAAGAAGATTCCGGCAAACAGCGCATAAACCGGAAGCTTGGCGCCGCAGGACATAAACGGAATCAAAAGAATCGTCATTTTGCGATCCTGTTCATGTTCCAAGACCCGTGAAGCCATGACTGCCGGCACGGTACAGCCAAAACCCATAAGCATCGGGATAAACGCCTTGCCGTTCAATCCGATTTTCCGCAGCATGCCATCCATCAGAAAGGCTGCCCGCGACATGTAGCCGCTGTCCTCCAAGACCGACAGAAATAAAAACAGAAGCATGATCTGGGGCATGAATGACAGGACGCTGCCAACCCCGCCGATGACGGTATTGACCAAATCCAATGCCCACGGCGCGACGGCCATCGATGCCAGCGCTGCCAGAAGATTTTCAGCCAGCACATCATTGATCAGCATTTCAACCCAGCCCTTTAACCCTTCGCCGATCGGCCCGAAGGTCACGATAAACATGCAGAACAAAATCAGGAAAAAGACCGGAATACCCAGGTATTTATGCGTCACGATCATGTCGATCCGATCCGACACCGATGTTTCACTTTCGCGTTTTTTAACACACTGCTTCATCATCATTTCGATCAGGGAATAGCGCATATCCGCGACTGCCATATCAATTTCCCGCTGGCCGCGCTGATCGCAGAACTGCTTTTGCAGCGCTTCAAGCTGACTGAGCTGCGCCTGGGACATCCGCAGATCCCGCACAATCGCTTCATCGTTTTCCAGCATTTTCATCGCATAGAACTTATCATGCACATGGTCGTGCTGACAGGCTTCGCGGATCACGCTGATCTGTTTTAAAATGGCTTCGGTTGATGAATCATACTCCAAAACGGAGCTGTGCGTATTGTGGACAAGTTCATGAATCAGCTCCGCCATGCCGCTGCCATTTTTCGCACTGATGGCAACCACCGGCGTATCCAAAAGTGCTGATAATTGTTTCAGATCCAAGGTGATGCCCTTGCCTTTCAGCTCATCCAGCATGTTGACTGCGATGACCATCGGAATGCCCAGCTCTTTCAGCTGCAGGCTTAAATACAAATTCCGCTCAATATTCGTTCCGTCGACAATGTTTAAAATCAAGTCGGGATGTTCTTCCATGATGAAATCCCGGGCGACAATTTCCTCCATACTGTAAACAGACATCGAATAAATCCCCGGCAGATCCACCAGCGTGATCTCATGTTCCTCGATCTGGAAGGAACCTTCCTTTTTTTCAATCGTTACGCCCGGCCAGTTGCCGACATGCTGCTTCGATCCGGTCAGCCGGTTGAACAGCGTCGTTTTTCCGGAGTTTGGATTTCCCGCCAGCGCCACTTTAAAGTTCATCGGTCAACCCTCCTGACTTCAATTGTTTTCGCTTCATCTTTGCGCAGCGATAACTCATAGCCGCGGCAGCGAATTTCAATTGGATCGCCCATCGGCGCTACTTTTCGAATAAACAGGACTGTGCCTGTAGTAATTCCCATATCAATCAGACGTTTGCGGATTGCGCGTTCCCCACTGACGCCGAGAACCTCCGCCTTTTCACCAACCTGACAATCAAATAAGGTCATGCCAACCCTTCTTTCTAATTCTACACAGTACAATTTTAGCATTGTACCCTGCCTTGTCAACGTATTTTGTTAAGATTGACTAACTTTATTAGAGAAAGGCAACTTTAGTTTTCAGGTTTCCTTAGAAGTATCGATCGAAAACAGAAAAAAGAACTCTCCGCGGCCAGCGTTAGAGAGTTCAGCTTTCGATCATCCATTTTTTTATTTTAGGGGAAATAGTTAGGAAATATAGAGGTTGGGATGATCATTCAGAGTCAACTGCGGATTCTTTATGATCAATAAAGAACCGGGACCGCAGCTTCCTTTGCAGGGTTTCGCAGAAAAGAGGAGAATCTGCGATTTAAGTTAGTATTATCTAACTTATGTTTACATGTTATCACAGTCTAACACCCATGTCAATAAGAATTCAAAAACACGTTAATCAGCACACAGCCAAAGGGTTTGATCCTGCCGCAAAAATTGTTCAATTTCAGCATGATAAAATGAATTCATCTGGCTGAGCCGTCCTTGTCCCTGAACAAGCGGATCAATCCAGCGCAGCTTGGCGGGAATCTGCAGCCATTCGGATGGGTTGTCTGGATTCGCATGCCGTCGCACATGAGCACATTGGCAATAAGCTTCCCAAGCTTTGGCCATCTGCGGATCCTTTTTCAGCTTGGCAATCACCTGCGCTTCGCTGCTCATCAGATCCTGCGGGACAAGAACCTTGAGCGCCAATGCCTGATGGATTAAATTCGCCAGTCTCTGCATGGCGTACCGATCCTCATCCGCCACATAAATCCACGAATTAATCAAAGCCAGCCGGACAAATTCCCTGGCCCGTTCAAAGGATTGAAAGACCAGCTCCGGCTGTCCGTGTTCGTCTGCAGCCACCACCAGATCCTCGAACAGCGCTTGTAATCGGGAAAGGGGATAAGCTTGAAACGCGATTGCATTCCCTAACGTATATTCCAGCCGATCGGCAGACAGCTGAGGAGAATCATTATCGGCAATCGGATATTGGTGATAATCCGCCACCTGATCTGTACGCAAGTTCCACTTTTTTAACAGAGATTGCAGCCGAGAGTCATTCTCAAGGATCTGCCGGGTTGACCCTTCCGTCGATTCCTGTCTGAGATGATCATGATTGAGAAAATCTATCACATGAGCAAAAACAGGCGTACTGATATCGTGGAACAAGCCGGCTGCACTCTGCGCCAAATCGTGCGTAAAATGCCAGATGATCAAGGCCACGCCAATACTGTGTTCATAGCGCGAATACGGCTTTGTCAGGTGCCGGTATATTGGAAACTGAGTGTATTCCAGACCGCAGTTCATTCCAATCCCTTTCAGCCGCTGCATCGACGGCGTTTGAGCGAATTCGCCAAGCCAATCGGGAATTGACTCGTTCAGGATGGGAAACAAAATTCCTTCGCGGGTCATAGAACAAGCTCCCTTTCATCTTCTCGCTTCAGCTTAAGAAAACCTTCCATCGGCTGTCCTTTCACCTTTGGAAGCTGCCGCGCATCCCCGCTCTCCGCCGCTTTTCTTCTATATTGCTCCACTCTTAATTTCATTCTGATTCCTCATTTTCTATCCTTTAGATTTTAGCAGGATCATCCGTCAAGTCAACAACAGAAACCTTCCACTCCCGCGGCATGTTTTGATCAAAGGCAAACAGCGGCCGTTCGATTTGAACAGGCCGCTGTTTTACATCACAATTAAAATCTTTCAGGTACGTTTTATTCCGCAATGAGATTGTATGGAACTTCCTTTCCTGCCGCTTTAAAGTTCAACCGATATGTTCCGGCCTGGATTGATTCCGGAGGTGTCACAGTTATTACTTTAGTTTGGGCATTCCCGTTAGAATTAACAGGTGATTCTTGCTCAATTGTCCAGCCCTCAGAGGATTGATAGCTCCCCTCAGCTGTCTTGATTTGCGGTATCACTTCTACGTTCTCGTTTGCATCGCTCAAATAAGTAACGTTGAACTTGAGAGGTTTCCTTTCAGCCACGTCAAAGATCCGGCTGCCTTCAATCAATTCAACACTCAGTCCGGTTTCCTTCCCTTTTTCCACAGCCATAGTCAAGGATTGATTTAATCTTTCATTTTTGCTGTTCACCGCATTTTCCCCGATCGGGAAAATGCTTGCTTTTAACGATAGCTTTCCCTCCGTAAATCCTGTTGACTGTGTTGTATCCATTTCTATAGAATACTCTCCCGCTGCGCCTAAGGAAATATAAACCTGTCCCTGAGATGGATAATAAGATACACCTGCATAAATAAAGAACGTTCCTTCAGGAAAATGCTGATCACTATCCAAACTGAACACAACGCCAACCTCCGAATAACGCGTGTCAGACGAAGGTGTTACTTTCAAATTCAGATTTACTCTATCTTTCGTAAAGATAGGCTCGGATTCAGTTTGACTGAATTCAACAACACTCGCTAATCCATTATTCACAGTGAATGAACACCACTGCGTATCAGCGCCCGTTGAGTTCCGCAGACGCAGTGTGTACGTTTCTACAGAAATTCCCTCTTTATCAAAATCGACAATGACCCTGACTGGCTTACTGACAATGCCTTCCATTGTTTTATTATTTTTGTTGCTAAAATTAGATAACGGAATTTGACTCTTTGCTTCATTGCCAGTTATTGAATAAGCATAATAGTCAGATCCATAAATCAACGTCAGCTGAGCTGCTTTTGGCAATACTGCTGTCTCTTTCCCATCTCTGAATTCCAGCCATAAATCATTCACAGAAGGATTGCCTGCCAACTCAAATTCTACGGTCAGTGAACTATGCTGATTGATTACTAAGTCTGCCGCTGAATCCAATGAAGCAAGATTGTATTTTCGGCCTGGCTGGGCGGTGATCTTTTTTACAACCGATTCCTGCCAGTGAACCCTCAGCGTAATTGCAACCGTTTTTCCGGACCCTTCGATCAACGTTAGTTTAACAAGATCTGATTCATCTTTCGCTTTGAATTGTCCGTTATTCTCCAAGGTGAAGTTAATCACTGCCTGATAACGACTGTCCGTTTTCCCAATCGGAATTGAATTTGACACTTTGTTTAGATCACAAGCCTCTGTCATCAGTCCAGCGCTCAGCCAGCCCTGAGAAGGAGCCGGAGCCATCGCAACGGAAAATTCATAATCAGTATAACTTGGCGCTTTAGGTACCATATTCCCAGGTTTTGAATCAACTTTGGCCAGACTCAGCTCTCTGTCAGCACCAGCTGGAATGATCAGCTGTCCAGTAAAACTGCCGTTGGACGTCGCATACAAGTCCAATGTCTGATCTTCCAGCGAACTTGCCTGGGTGAGGATATTAACGCTGATGTTTATTTTTTCATGATTATTTGTTTCATCCTCCACTGCTAATATGATCTGTACTTCTCCTAAATCGGTACTCGCGCTGATTCCTGGGTTATAGTAGGTCAGATAGAAATTCAACTTTGGCCGGGAGTTGGCCTGCGCCCTTGGACTCGTCTGTCCTACAATCGAGGAAGGGCTCTCTGATTTTATTGAATCTGCGGATATTATTTTCCCAACTGTGTTGGACGGATCCGTTGTATCAAAACCTTCACCAATCTCCATAAATAAACCGAAACTAGTCAGTGGATTTATTTGCATTGTATCTTGAGCTAGGTTAATCATATCTTCAGAAGTTCCCCCAGAGGACTTATTAATACTTTCATCAATCCAATTACCTGTACCGTCCATCGCTGCTTGTACCAGCCCCAAGCCATTCGGCAATGTGATGCTTTCAATTGTATAGTGTGACTCTTGCAATAATTGCGGCAGTTCAACGATGCCTTCAGCAATCAAAAACCCATCCTTTCCCTCTATTTTCTGCGCGGTTAATACTGTCTGCCGATCAGCGCTGGCGTTTTCTCCGGAAAGCTGCCAATACCGATAATTTGTCCCTACATTATGATAAGGGATTTCTTTCTTTAGATCTTTTTCATTAACATCAACAAATCCGCCGTCATCCTTATTCGTCATAGGATCGGAATCGGTAATTTTAGGTCGGGCATAAGCATAAACGCTGGCATTGTCTGCCGCCTGCATATACGCATAACCAATCACTGCACCATATTGAGTCTGTGTTATTCCATCTTTTAAGGCTTCATAAGACACTTGAAAAACCGTGCCGGTTTCAAATTTTATCGTGTTGTGTGCTTTTGATACATCACCCAAGGTTACGGTATTCCCACCGTCATCCATACTTTTAAAATTTGCGGTTTCTATCATCGCAGATTCCAGCACAAGCGTACTTCCACCTTGAAGCACCAATCCATGATCATATTCCTCGGCAATCATCCCATGATCACCAATGCGGTTCAGGGAATATAACGCTGTTTGATTGGTATTCGCAATATCGCTTAATCCGGTCAGACGAACATGCGAGTTGATTAAGGTAACACGGTCAGCCCGCTGAATCGCAGATAACGTCCTTGATACATCAGAAACACGGTTACTTCCTTCTTCCCATGTTACCTCGCCATAATTTTTTAGCGTAACTAACCGAGTAGAACCCGCATCACAGGAAGCTCCGCTTCCAAAGACGCCACCGTCAATTTTCATTTCTGGATCTACCGATAAATTTCCTGTCTTATATCCTGTACCGTCAATATATACATGGGAAGTTCCCTGAACGGTAATTTTAGTATAGTCTTTGGCATCGCCACCGCCATAATCACCGCCTGCATAAACCGAATCCCGTATTTCCAGACCTGAATGCGTCAGTGCCGGTTTCTCCCCGGGATTGTCTTTATAATACTGACATGCGCTCATTGCCCCGGAACCGATATGCAGATGAGTTGATCCGTTCACGATTCCGCGGTAACCACCACCAAAGACTTTTCCACTGACAGTTCCGCCGACTAGATTGACGAAAACGATATCCGGCCAGCCTGCTTCTGGTTTGTTTCCTTCCTTACCATCATTGCTGAGCTCACTGCCACCATATAGATTGCCTCGAATCCATCCGCCGGTCATGTTCACTGCAGCGCCTTCTAAAAGCATAAATTCTCCTGTTTTACCCAGGGCACCACCATATACAGAACTTTCCATTGTACCGCCCTGAATTGTGACGTTGGCCTTACCGGTTACCAGCCCTTCTTTACCGCCGCCGTAAACATTACCCATTACCGTACCATTTTTAATTTCTACTGAAGCCGATCCTAAAACTTCCGCAGTCTGACCGCCGCCAAAGACACTTCCCTGGATTTTACCGTCGTTAATTTCTACTGAAGTTGATCCTAAAACTTTCGCAATCTGACCGCCGCCAAAGATACTGCCCTGGATCGTACCACCGTTTAAAACAACTTTGACGCTTGAACCATCACAAATCCGGGCACATTCCTCATATCCATTTGCGTCAACTCCTTTTCCGCCACCGTAAACATTGCCTTGGACAACAGCTCCATCATTGATCCAAATTTCTCCCTCACCTTTAAAATAAGCATTTTTATCAGTATCATAAACAATGTTGTTACTTTTAACTACACCTGCTCCGCTGCCATAAATATCCCCTGTGATGACAGCTCCAGAGCCCATCTTAATTTCAAAGTCTCCTGTAAAGCTGCCAAAGTCGTTAGGATCTTTAGTTAAGTTCTTATAAGTGTCTGTAGTTTTAATTGCCGTATCTGCACCTTTTCCCGCGGCATAAATAGTACCCACCGTTGCATCTTTAACGTCAATCGTTACTTTTGTTTTTTTACCTGAGTCTGGACTTACTGTATATGCTGCAGAGCCGGCGCCATAGATTTCTCCAACACTCCCACCGGTAACATTTATATTCAAAGCGCCCTCAAAAGTAGGGATACTGACGATTCGGCCTGTACCAGCACCCCAGATTGTATCCACTCTCCCTCCGGAAATATTGATCTCGGTTCGACCTATATAAGCTGCAGCTGTTTGATTAAAACCCTGGTTACCGCCCTGAATGCTGGTTACTTTACCTTTTTCGACATTGATTTGAACATTACCGTTAGTTACTCCACCGCTGGCTACGCCGGCAACGATTGTTCCCACAACAGCATTACCCTTTACTGTGATTTTAGATAATTTTTCCGGAGCCATTATATTAGAATTTACACCACTTTCACAGCTGCGGACATAAGCGACAATTCTTGTAATATTGCCGCTGGAAACCTCGATTTCTCCGACAGAATCATTAATGTTAGCCCGGCCACCGCCATAAAGATAAATCACACTTTTCGCCTTAGTTGGTTGCTCCGTGAAATCATTAAAAACACTATCACCCAATATGATGTTATGTCCGTTCCCATAAAAGTGATTCAAATATTGAAGTTGGATTGATTCGATTTTCACATCGGCCATAACTTCAATCCCACAGTCATTATCCTTCCCACCTTGGTTTGAATCAATGCCAATGAGTCTAGCATCGGGTGTTGCCCCACTGATGGTCGCAGGTTTTCCTTCTTCCAAAAGCGTAATCGTTGTTCCCGTATCAAAATCTTTTTTAAAATTGTACTCCCCTACAATGATAAGCATGTTGTTGTCCAGGCTGCCTCCCGCATCCATTGACTTTAGGTGTTTCACAGCTTCATCAAAACTGGCTAAAGCATTATCTTTAGATAAGCCATTATTGATATCATTCCCATCCTTTTGATCAATATAAATTGTCGTGACTTCAGTTATGCCTGTAGCTGGATCTGAATACAACGTTTTGAATTTATCCTGTTGGACAGCCCGCATTAAACTGACAGCCTGAATACCGCAGCGGAATTGACGTTCATTGTCCTCAGGCTGAATTTCTCTCTGATACGTGCTTTGATCTGCATTCTCAATATTCTGCCAGACTTCCTCATCAGGATTACGATACTGCCATTGATATTGCAGACTGAAACCTGCAGGTGCAATCAATTCTTCCCCAGATTGCGAATCAATTAAGGAATAGATTACAGATGACGAATCAGAAAATTCCGTATGAACTGAGAGAGTATATTGCGGAACAAGCGTCGACACTGAATAAAGTGATATTCTTTTATCCTCACCAAGATCCAGACTTTCGCCTGCAGTCAGAGCCGTGACCGCATCAGCTTGTAAATCATCCGATTTGGTCTTCGACCAGCCCTGAAAAGTCAATCTAAACAGCGGATCTTCTCCGACAGGCTGCATAAGCG belongs to Holdemania massiliensis and includes:
- a CDS encoding HD domain-containing protein, which produces MTREGILFPILNESIPDWLGEFAQTPSMQRLKGIGMNCGLEYTQFPIYRHLTKPYSRYEHSIGVALIIWHFTHDLAQSAAGLFHDISTPVFAHVIDFLNHDHLRQESTEGSTRQILENDSRLQSLLKKWNLRTDQVADYHQYPIADNDSPQLSADRLEYTLGNAIAFQAYPLSRLQALFEDLVVAADEHGQPELVFQSFERAREFVRLALINSWIYVADEDRYAMQRLANLIHQALALKVLVPQDLMSSEAQVIAKLKKDPQMAKAWEAYCQCAHVRRHANPDNPSEWLQIPAKLRWIDPLVQGQGRLSQMNSFYHAEIEQFLRQDQTLWLCAD